In a single window of the Acinetobacter tibetensis genome:
- a CDS encoding ABC transporter permease, whose amino-acid sequence MNMTQMRVALFTLVHKEVRRFMRIWPQTLLPPAITMSLYFVIFGNLVGSRIGQMGGFSYMQFIVPGLIMMAVITNSYANVSSSFFSAKFQKSIEELIMSPVPLHLVLWGYVLGGLCRGVLVGIIVTAMSLFFTDLYITNWFVTIYTVIVTSLLFSLGGFINAVYAKSFDDISIIPTFVLTPLTYLGGVFYAISALSPFWQNLSLINPIVYMVNAFRFGILGHSDVNVSISLTVVTLCCAVLYGIAYYLLSRGSGMRE is encoded by the coding sequence ATGAATATGACTCAAATGCGTGTTGCCCTTTTCACATTAGTACATAAAGAAGTTCGCCGTTTTATGCGCATCTGGCCGCAAACACTATTACCACCAGCCATTACCATGAGTCTATATTTTGTGATTTTTGGTAATTTAGTCGGTTCTCGTATTGGGCAAATGGGCGGCTTTAGCTATATGCAGTTTATTGTGCCTGGCTTAATTATGATGGCGGTGATTACCAATAGCTATGCCAACGTTTCCTCCAGTTTCTTTAGTGCCAAATTCCAAAAAAGTATTGAAGAATTGATTATGAGTCCTGTCCCTTTACATTTAGTCCTTTGGGGCTATGTCTTGGGCGGATTATGTCGTGGTGTACTGGTTGGGATTATTGTGACTGCCATGAGTCTGTTTTTTACTGACTTATATATTACCAACTGGTTTGTGACTATATATACAGTGATTGTGACCTCATTATTATTTTCATTGGGGGGTTTTATTAATGCTGTTTACGCCAAATCTTTTGACGATATTTCTATTATTCCAACATTCGTACTGACTCCACTAACCTATTTAGGCGGTGTGTTTTATGCGATTAGCGCACTTAGCCCATTTTGGCAAAACCTGTCTTTAATTAACCCAATTGTCTATATGGTTAATGCCTTCCGTTTCGGAATTCTTGGTCATAGTGATGTGAACGTTTCGATTTCACTCACCGTGGTTACTTTATGTTGTGCTGTGCTTTACGGTATAGCGTATTATTTACTTTCTCGTGGCTCAGGAATGCGTGAATAA
- the queF gene encoding NADPH-dependent 7-cyano-7-deazaguanine reductase QueF (Catalyzes the NADPH-dependent reduction of 7-cyano-7-deazaguanine (preQ0) to 7-aminomethyl-7-deazaguanine (preQ1) in queuosine biosynthesis), translated as MSVELSLLGKDTQYPSTYQPDILFPIARAQARSSYAHIEGIQQGKDWWHVFEISWLNAQGIPQVAIGRLTLPASSPNLIESKSLKLYFNSLNFTQFDSEATFIATVEKDLSAAAGATVTIQLFQVDDLAIYQPEGICIDDFVPERLENQPDASLLSFDHENTDNLEVQLYSHLLRSNCPVTGQPDWGTVFIRYQGKKPCYHSLLAYIISYRQHNGFHEQCVEQMFADIWQNLQPEKLMVYAAYTRRGGLDINPCRVSDLTWMPRPIRLARQ; from the coding sequence ATGAGTGTAGAACTTTCTTTACTCGGTAAAGACACCCAATATCCATCAACATATCAACCAGATATTCTTTTTCCAATTGCACGTGCTCAGGCACGTTCAAGCTATGCCCATATTGAGGGTATTCAACAGGGTAAAGACTGGTGGCATGTATTTGAAATTTCTTGGCTCAATGCTCAAGGTATTCCTCAAGTTGCGATTGGTCGCTTAACACTGCCAGCTTCTTCGCCCAATTTAATTGAGTCCAAATCACTCAAGCTTTATTTTAATAGTCTGAACTTTACCCAATTCGATTCTGAAGCCACATTTATAGCTACAGTAGAAAAAGATTTATCTGCGGCTGCGGGCGCTACAGTAACAATTCAATTGTTCCAAGTGGATGATTTAGCCATTTATCAGCCCGAAGGCATCTGTATTGATGACTTTGTTCCTGAACGTCTGGAAAATCAACCCGATGCTTCCCTACTCAGTTTCGATCATGAAAATACAGACAACCTAGAAGTACAACTCTATTCACATTTACTGCGTAGTAACTGCCCTGTGACAGGTCAACCCGATTGGGGTACGGTATTTATCCGCTATCAAGGTAAAAAGCCTTGTTATCACTCACTTTTAGCCTATATTATCTCCTACCGCCAGCATAATGGTTTCCATGAGCAATGTGTTGAACAGATGTTTGCCGATATCTGGCAAAATCTACAACCTGAAAAGCTTATGGTTTATGCAGCTTATACCCGCCGAGGTGGTTTAGACATCAATCCTTGTCGTGTATCGGATTTAACATGGATGCCTCGCCCAATTCGCTTGGCGCGACAATAA
- the rodA gene encoding rod shape-determining protein RodA — MTTLPQSKFLRHAPRDGLSTTLLPSKWHKLHLDPWLCLYLLLTALLGLTVLYSASEQDWSLVSKQAISFAIGFFTMLGLAQVPPKVYQSFTPYLYIVALLSLIGVKLFGEVRLGAQRWIDIPGLGSVQPSEFMKIAMPLMIAWFLSRRPLPPKISQIGICLIFIGIPFILIAEQPDLGTSLLVLSSGIFVLFLSGLSWRLIATAIGLATLIIPIAWQFLLHDYQRQRVLTLIHPEADALGTGWNIIQSETAIGSGGVLGKGYLLGTQSHLHFLPEGHTDFIIAAFSEEFGLIGIIILIILYFAIISRTFQIGLNSFHNFGRLVASSFALSFFVYVFVNAGMVSGILPVVGVPLPFMSYGGTAIITLMATFGVVMSIHTHR, encoded by the coding sequence ATGACTACTCTTCCTCAGTCCAAATTCTTACGTCATGCACCCCGTGACGGTTTAAGCACAACTTTATTGCCATCGAAATGGCACAAATTACACTTAGATCCATGGTTATGCCTCTATTTATTGCTTACAGCACTATTAGGTTTAACTGTGCTCTATAGTGCTTCCGAACAAGACTGGAGTCTAGTGTCGAAACAAGCCATCAGTTTTGCGATTGGTTTTTTCACCATGTTAGGTTTGGCACAAGTTCCGCCAAAGGTGTATCAATCTTTTACACCTTATCTATATATAGTGGCACTGTTGTCACTTATTGGGGTCAAACTCTTTGGGGAAGTTCGTTTAGGTGCACAGCGATGGATTGATATTCCAGGACTGGGCAGTGTACAACCTAGCGAATTTATGAAAATTGCCATGCCCTTGATGATTGCATGGTTTTTATCTCGGCGGCCTTTACCCCCTAAAATCAGTCAGATTGGCATTTGTTTAATCTTTATTGGCATTCCCTTTATTTTAATTGCTGAACAACCCGATCTTGGTACTTCATTACTGGTGCTTTCCAGTGGGATCTTTGTTTTATTCCTCAGTGGCTTGTCTTGGCGTTTGATTGCAACTGCAATCGGACTCGCAACACTGATTATTCCTATTGCTTGGCAATTTTTACTGCATGATTATCAACGACAACGCGTTTTAACCTTGATCCATCCCGAAGCCGATGCACTGGGTACGGGTTGGAATATTATTCAATCAGAAACTGCCATAGGTTCTGGTGGAGTTTTAGGTAAAGGATACCTCTTAGGCACTCAATCTCACTTACATTTCTTGCCTGAAGGTCATACCGATTTTATTATTGCTGCATTTTCTGAAGAATTTGGGCTGATTGGTATTATCATATTGATTATACTGTACTTTGCAATCATTAGCCGAACGTTTCAAATTGGATTAAACAGTTTTCATAACTTTGGACGTTTAGTGGCAAGCAGTTTTGCTTTGTCATTTTTTGTATATGTCTTTGTCAATGCAGGCATGGTCAGTGGTATTTTACCGGTAGTGGGTGTGCCTTTACCTTTTATGAGTTATGGCGGTACTGCAATTATTACTTTAATGGCCACTTTTGGCGTTGTGATGTCAATTCATACACATCGATAA
- the mltB gene encoding lytic murein transglycosylase B, which translates to MTNLSIYKKLKRLSLLIGAFSITSFCQANDFANDPQYSSFKQKTMQSYGLTAEQVDWAMNGSRNLPNIINIMNRPGESKPWYDYKTNFMSESTIQRGVRFKNQYADTLNRAEQQFGVPQSVILGILGVETGFGANKGNFITRDALATLAFGYERRAAYFQDELSALIAWTYKDGVPANSVVGSYAGAIGYPQFMPSNIPKYGVDYDGNGHVDLRNSAVDAIGSIANYLAQHGWQRNQPIGFAARYTGSTPDAIIAKNLEQPTPYGVLKSQGISPINPVVQIDDLDMINVIQLQENYGSIYYITYPNFQVITTYNKSRMYATAVWQLGTEIASR; encoded by the coding sequence ATGACGAATTTGTCTATTTATAAAAAACTGAAGCGTTTATCTTTACTTATTGGTGCTTTTTCAATTACCAGTTTTTGCCAAGCAAATGATTTTGCCAATGATCCCCAATACTCCAGTTTCAAACAAAAAACCATGCAAAGCTATGGTTTAACTGCTGAACAAGTCGATTGGGCAATGAATGGCTCACGTAATCTTCCCAACATTATCAATATTATGAACCGACCTGGTGAAAGTAAGCCATGGTATGACTATAAAACCAATTTCATGTCGGAAAGCACTATTCAACGTGGCGTTCGATTCAAAAATCAATATGCAGATACCTTAAACCGTGCGGAACAGCAATTTGGTGTTCCACAATCTGTGATTTTAGGCATTTTAGGGGTAGAAACAGGTTTTGGTGCCAATAAAGGCAATTTCATCACTCGAGATGCCTTAGCAACCCTTGCATTTGGTTATGAACGTCGTGCTGCCTACTTCCAAGATGAGCTGTCTGCACTGATTGCATGGACTTATAAAGATGGTGTGCCGGCCAACTCTGTCGTAGGGTCTTATGCAGGTGCAATTGGCTATCCACAATTTATGCCCAGTAACATTCCTAAATATGGCGTGGACTACGATGGAAATGGACATGTTGACCTAAGAAATTCAGCAGTCGATGCGATTGGTTCTATTGCAAACTATCTCGCGCAACATGGTTGGCAAAGAAATCAACCGATTGGTTTTGCGGCGCGTTACACAGGTTCGACACCTGATGCCATTATTGCCAAGAACCTTGAACAACCGACCCCTTATGGCGTATTAAAATCACAGGGTATTTCACCCATCAATCCAGTGGTACAAATTGATGATTTAGATATGATCAATGTCATTCAACTTCAAGAAAATTATGGTTCAATTTACTACATTACTTACCCGAATTTTCAAGTCATTACCACTTATAATAAGAGCCGTATGTATGCCACTGCTGTGTGGCAATTAGGTACTGAAATTGCTAGCCGCTAA
- a CDS encoding septal ring lytic transglycosylase RlpA family protein, with product MHSSMKYILAITTTFALTQSQAELVQSSSLNNDNDNSRLAARVLNKDAQSFNSHFSNLNSLSITESSGDKIRRETIAAKIEIPANEPSVIDKLNNVASNTVRQFSQTGVASWYGRQFHGRKTANGETFDMNALTAAHRSLPLNCYIRVTNKNNGKSVVVKVNDRGPFHGNRVVDLSYGAAKQLGITNAGTAKVSIERVAGPNS from the coding sequence ATGCATTCTTCAATGAAATATATTCTTGCCATAACCACCACGTTCGCCCTGACCCAGTCACAGGCCGAATTGGTTCAATCATCATCATTAAATAATGACAATGATAATTCACGTTTAGCAGCACGTGTTTTAAACAAAGATGCTCAGAGTTTTAACTCTCACTTTTCAAATCTAAATAGCCTTTCAATTACTGAGAGTTCTGGAGATAAAATTCGCCGCGAAACCATTGCTGCGAAAATTGAAATCCCAGCAAATGAGCCCTCAGTCATTGACAAGTTAAATAATGTTGCGTCAAATACTGTTCGTCAATTTAGCCAAACTGGTGTTGCCTCATGGTATGGTCGTCAGTTCCATGGTCGTAAAACTGCAAATGGTGAAACATTTGACATGAATGCATTAACAGCAGCTCATCGTAGCTTGCCACTTAACTGCTACATTCGTGTGACCAACAAAAATAACGGCAAAAGTGTGGTTGTCAAAGTCAATGACCGTGGTCCATTCCATGGCAACCGTGTGGTCGATCTTTCTTATGGTGCTGCAAAACAACTTGGTATCACCAATGCAGGAACAGCAAAAGTAAGCATTGAACGCGTTGCAGGTCCCAATTCTTAA
- a CDS encoding amidohydrolase has translation MTKSIQYLTTSHLKVFALMSTVLLSACSYSISKHIHRGQKIDPRQNSTFILHGGPILTMQGDTPTYVEAMLVENGMIRFTGSLAEAKRLNLRAQRFNLKNHTVIPGLIDAHSHANSVGLQQTVANLYAPPDGKVTDIPSLIQAMQIWKNNNPAFIQQASGWIIGNGYDDAQLTEKRHPTATELDKISTDQPVIVLHQSGHLATVNTKALELLKIDAKTPNPTGGVIRRKANSKEPNGVLEESVVFKAMIQIFQHMPPETMEKMALTAVQTYVKNGYTTIQEGRADAGTSEMWRDLAKNGKLPVDLVVYPDISTEKNYMLQHGTNREYKHHYRIGGVKISLDGSPQGKTAWLTKPYLIPPEGQKKSYRGYAAFPQQSTVQNLIDLAFQNNWQILAHANGDAAIDQYLNTIEKATAKFPIQDRRNVIIHAQTMREDQLDKAKELKLIPSFFSLHTYYWGDWHIHETLGLQRAQNISPTGSALRKGILFTQHHDAPVIPPNSMMTLDTTVNRVTRSGEVLGEDQRVSPYLALKSMTSWAAYQYFEEDSKGTLAPGKVADFVILDQNPMTIPSDQIKNIKVLATFKEGKEVFHAGN, from the coding sequence ATGACAAAATCAATCCAATATTTAACAACTTCGCATTTAAAAGTTTTTGCTCTAATGAGTACGGTTTTATTGTCTGCTTGTAGCTACTCCATCTCAAAACATATTCATCGCGGTCAAAAAATAGACCCCAGACAGAATTCTACCTTTATTCTGCATGGTGGCCCTATTCTAACCATGCAAGGCGATACCCCGACATACGTTGAAGCGATGTTGGTTGAAAATGGGATGATCAGATTTACTGGCTCTCTTGCTGAGGCAAAGCGACTCAATCTGCGTGCGCAACGTTTTAACTTAAAAAACCACACCGTTATTCCTGGGCTCATCGATGCGCATAGCCATGCCAACAGTGTCGGCTTACAACAAACCGTTGCTAATCTTTATGCCCCGCCAGATGGCAAAGTCACAGATATCCCCTCTCTGATTCAAGCAATGCAAATATGGAAAAATAATAATCCTGCTTTCATTCAACAAGCTTCGGGGTGGATTATTGGCAACGGATATGATGATGCCCAATTAACTGAAAAGCGTCACCCTACCGCGACTGAACTAGATAAAATCTCAACCGACCAACCTGTCATTGTTTTACATCAATCTGGTCATTTGGCCACGGTCAACACCAAAGCACTCGAACTACTCAAAATTGATGCTAAAACACCAAATCCAACTGGTGGAGTCATCCGTCGTAAAGCAAATTCTAAAGAACCCAATGGCGTACTTGAGGAAAGTGTAGTTTTTAAAGCCATGATTCAAATTTTCCAACATATGCCACCTGAAACCATGGAAAAAATGGCACTCACTGCGGTACAGACCTATGTCAAAAATGGATACACCACCATTCAAGAAGGTCGAGCAGATGCAGGGACTTCAGAGATGTGGCGCGATTTAGCGAAAAATGGCAAATTACCTGTAGATTTGGTGGTCTATCCAGACATTAGCACCGAAAAAAACTATATGCTGCAACATGGTACCAACCGAGAATATAAACACCACTATAGAATTGGGGGCGTTAAAATTAGTCTGGATGGATCTCCACAAGGTAAAACCGCTTGGCTGACCAAACCCTATCTAATCCCACCTGAAGGTCAAAAAAAATCTTATCGTGGTTATGCCGCCTTCCCTCAACAAAGCACGGTACAAAATCTGATTGACTTGGCTTTCCAGAATAATTGGCAAATTTTAGCGCATGCCAATGGTGATGCTGCTATTGATCAATATTTAAATACCATTGAAAAAGCCACAGCCAAATTTCCAATCCAAGATCGACGCAATGTAATTATTCATGCGCAAACCATGCGGGAAGACCAACTAGACAAAGCCAAAGAACTAAAACTCATTCCTTCTTTCTTCTCGCTACACACTTATTACTGGGGAGACTGGCATATTCATGAGACTTTAGGTCTTCAACGCGCTCAAAACATTTCCCCTACTGGCTCTGCCTTAAGAAAAGGGATTTTATTTACCCAACATCATGATGCACCCGTCATTCCCCCAAATAGCATGATGACTTTGGACACTACTGTAAATCGTGTCACACGAAGTGGTGAAGTTTTAGGTGAAGATCAACGTGTCAGTCCTTATCTTGCGCTCAAGAGCATGACCAGTTGGGCCGCCTATCAATATTTTGAAGAAGACAGCAAAGGTACACTGGCTCCAGGGAAAGTAGCTGATTTTGTGATTCTGGATCAGAACCCCATGACTATACCTAGTGATCAAATTAAAAATATTAAAGTGCTTGCTACTTTCAAAGAAGGCAAAGAAGTTTTTCACGCAGGAAATTAG
- a CDS encoding DUF962 domain-containing protein → MKTITEWFDEYSESHQNKTNKMIHWLCVPTILFSIIGILAHFSVLLTALIVAFTLIFYSRLDLVLALAMAALLFVMAWLILILPVGVGFYIALFIFAWIGQFYGHKIEGKKPSFFKDLQFLLIGPIWCMDAYLNKLVPKLKTHARAQMNAI, encoded by the coding sequence ATGAAAACTATCACCGAATGGTTCGATGAATACAGTGAAAGCCACCAAAATAAAACCAATAAAATGATTCACTGGCTTTGCGTACCGACAATCCTATTTTCAATTATTGGTATTTTGGCGCATTTTAGTGTGCTACTTACTGCTCTCATTGTGGCCTTCACTCTTATTTTTTATAGCCGACTTGATCTTGTTTTGGCTCTGGCAATGGCTGCCCTCTTATTCGTAATGGCATGGCTAATTTTAATTTTACCTGTTGGCGTGGGTTTTTATATTGCATTGTTCATTTTTGCTTGGATTGGGCAGTTTTATGGGCATAAAATTGAAGGAAAGAAACCTTCTTTCTTTAAAGACCTCCAATTCCTCCTCATTGGCCCAATTTGGTGTATGGATGCATATCTAAATAAACTGGTACCCAAATTAAAAACCCATGCTAGAGCGCAAATGAACGCCATTTAG
- a CDS encoding AzlD domain-containing protein translates to MSWSFIFLLAAIVFFNRYLFLEPKVAIQFPMFFERMLKYSAPCLLSAICIPIIFFDHGEWRSLQGNSYFYATIFCVLVSLFLRKILISLALSLLFFYALEAWVF, encoded by the coding sequence ATGAGTTGGTCATTTATTTTTTTGTTGGCTGCAATTGTATTTTTTAATCGTTATCTGTTTTTAGAACCTAAAGTTGCTATTCAATTTCCGATGTTTTTCGAGCGAATGTTGAAATATTCAGCACCCTGTTTATTAAGTGCAATTTGTATACCGATTATTTTTTTTGATCACGGTGAATGGAGATCGTTGCAGGGCAATAGTTATTTTTATGCCACGATATTTTGTGTTCTTGTATCCTTATTTTTAAGAAAAATTTTAATCAGTTTGGCTTTGAGTTTGCTGTTTTTTTATGCATTAGAAGCTTGGGTGTTTTAA
- a CDS encoding AzlC family ABC transporter permease → MDLSQQQLRARAYHKSQDFIQGAIDIVPLSIAVLPWGILAGSVAIDAGLSIPQAVAMSAVVFAGAAQLVSLGMWSADATALTIAITVFFLTSQHFIYALTLRKDISVLASYYRIPLGFLLTDELFAVAMTKQLRRPYYLLGAGLCFYLAWVLFSLLGIYLASTVPNLSNLHLDFSIVAVLVAIIVPFIKNWMSLIGVITTILSSLCLTALHIEASILISGMLGMFVAVCLERWEQKT, encoded by the coding sequence ATGGATCTTTCTCAACAGCAATTAAGAGCTAGGGCCTATCATAAGTCGCAAGATTTTATCCAAGGCGCAATCGATATCGTTCCTTTATCGATTGCGGTACTACCATGGGGGATTTTGGCGGGTTCAGTTGCCATTGATGCAGGACTGAGCATTCCACAGGCAGTAGCGATGTCGGCGGTTGTGTTTGCGGGTGCAGCACAACTGGTAAGTTTAGGAATGTGGTCTGCGGATGCAACAGCACTTACAATTGCAATTACAGTATTTTTCTTAACCAGTCAGCATTTTATTTATGCCTTAACCTTGCGCAAAGATATTTCGGTTTTGGCGAGTTATTACCGAATTCCTTTGGGATTTTTATTGACGGATGAGTTATTTGCTGTCGCGATGACCAAGCAACTGCGTCGTCCATATTATTTATTGGGTGCAGGCTTATGTTTTTATCTCGCGTGGGTGCTATTTAGTCTATTGGGAATTTATTTGGCTTCGACAGTTCCTAATTTGTCGAACTTGCATTTAGATTTTTCTATCGTTGCTGTTTTGGTGGCGATTATTGTTCCATTTATTAAAAATTGGATGAGTTTGATTGGTGTCATCACCACAATTCTAAGCTCGCTGTGTTTAACCGCATTGCATATAGAAGCCTCAATTTTAATCTCTGGCATGTTGGGAATGTTTGTTGCGGTGTGTCTAGAACGTTGGGAGCAAAAAACATGA
- a CDS encoding helix-turn-helix transcriptional regulator, which translates to MSEVKHEFVKFKHVQELGGLELLNASYIQKQFSKHVHEGYCIGVIEEGAQSFYRTGALHIAPKGHIILVNADEVHTGSSAVETGWRYRAIYPTPEMLRDVSQDFFQPSGTMPWFPHAVIQDEGLAQQLSLLFDLLENKDNQLFKQTLYLSTLAYLMSHHSRTKLGELPLPEAQNRILMIKDLLASAPEKDYSLNELAETAGLSPWHFLRQFKKYTGLPPHAWLIQFRLHQAKQLLKRGENIALVADLCGFSDQSHFNRHFKKSVGVTPLQYVMSLR; encoded by the coding sequence ATGAGCGAAGTGAAGCATGAGTTTGTTAAATTTAAGCATGTCCAAGAATTGGGTGGCTTAGAGTTACTGAATGCTTCGTATATACAAAAGCAATTCTCTAAACATGTGCATGAAGGCTATTGTATCGGGGTGATAGAAGAGGGTGCGCAGTCTTTTTATCGGACAGGTGCACTGCATATTGCACCTAAAGGGCATATCATTTTGGTGAATGCAGATGAAGTGCATACGGGTTCATCTGCAGTGGAAACAGGGTGGCGTTATCGCGCCATTTATCCGACACCTGAAATGTTAAGAGATGTGAGTCAGGATTTTTTTCAACCTTCAGGAACCATGCCGTGGTTTCCCCATGCCGTGATTCAGGATGAAGGATTGGCGCAACAACTTAGCTTACTGTTTGATTTATTAGAAAATAAAGATAATCAATTATTTAAACAAACTTTATACTTATCTACACTGGCTTATTTAATGTCACATCACAGCCGCACTAAGCTGGGTGAGTTGCCATTGCCTGAAGCTCAGAATCGTATATTGATGATTAAGGATTTGTTGGCGAGTGCGCCTGAAAAAGATTATTCCCTGAATGAGCTGGCAGAAACAGCAGGTTTAAGCCCTTGGCATTTTTTGCGACAATTTAAAAAATATACGGGTCTTCCACCCCACGCATGGCTCATTCAGTTTCGTTTGCATCAAGCGAAGCAGCTTTTAAAACGCGGTGAAAATATTGCTTTGGTGGCCGATTTATGTGGCTTTTCAGATCAGAGTCATTTTAATCGGCATTTCAAAAAATCGGTGGGAGTGACACCTTTGCAATACGTGATGAGTCTACGTTAG
- a CDS encoding DUF3465 domain-containing protein produces the protein MMNKTNLRIGVVILVLIAAYLGINREQHTPPKNESPITTPSETVSTVDDRQKIQQAFQQQQNNVQVRASGVVKAILADDHEGSRHQKFILSLQNGLTVLVAHNIDLAPRIENVQKGDTVEFYGEYEYNPKGGIIHWTHHDPERQHIGGWLKHQGRIYQ, from the coding sequence ATGATGAATAAAACAAATTTGAGAATAGGCGTTGTTATTCTGGTGCTTATTGCTGCATATCTAGGAATAAACCGAGAACAGCATACGCCTCCTAAGAATGAATCTCCAATCACAACGCCATCGGAAACAGTATCAACAGTTGATGATCGTCAGAAAATACAACAGGCATTTCAGCAACAACAAAATAATGTTCAAGTCCGTGCAAGTGGCGTAGTTAAAGCGATTCTTGCGGATGATCATGAAGGCTCAAGGCACCAGAAATTTATATTGTCCTTGCAGAATGGCTTGACTGTATTGGTCGCACATAATATTGATTTAGCACCCAGAATAGAAAATGTACAAAAAGGGGATACGGTTGAGTTTTATGGTGAATATGAATACAACCCGAAGGGTGGGATAATTCATTGGACGCATCATGATCCAGAGCGGCAGCACATTGGTGGTTGGTTAAAACATCAAGGAAGAATTTATCAATAA
- the tsf gene encoding translation elongation factor Ts gives MTAITASMVKELRDRTGLAMMECKKALTEANGDIELAIDNLRKSGQAKAAKKAGNIAADGAITIAQEGNKAILLEVNCQTDFVAKDENFAGFSAKVAAAALAAGETDAAKIAELKLEDGTTVEEARIALVQKIGENIQVRRAKIVEGENLAVYKHGLKIGVVVAYTGQADTGKGVAMHVAAFNPVAVTAEGVSAELIAKEKEIAEAKAIESGKPANIVEKMVTGSVEKYLNEVVLERQMYVIDNDKKVADVLKATGTTVAQFVRFEVGEGIEKKAELSFAEEVAAAQAAAK, from the coding sequence ATGACTGCTATTACTGCAAGCATGGTTAAAGAATTGCGTGACCGTACTGGTTTAGCAATGATGGAATGTAAAAAAGCATTAACAGAAGCGAACGGTGACATCGAATTAGCGATTGATAACCTTCGTAAATCTGGTCAAGCTAAAGCTGCTAAAAAAGCGGGTAACATCGCTGCTGACGGCGCGATCACGATCGCTCAAGAAGGCAACAAAGCTATTCTTTTAGAAGTAAACTGCCAAACTGACTTCGTTGCTAAAGACGAAAACTTTGCTGGCTTCTCTGCGAAAGTTGCTGCTGCTGCACTTGCTGCTGGCGAAACTGATGCTGCTAAAATTGCTGAACTTAAACTTGAAGATGGCACGACTGTTGAAGAAGCGCGTATTGCTCTTGTTCAAAAAATCGGTGAAAACATCCAAGTACGTCGTGCTAAAATTGTTGAAGGTGAAAACCTTGCAGTTTACAAACACGGTTTAAAAATTGGTGTTGTAGTTGCTTATACTGGTCAAGCTGACACTGGTAAAGGTGTTGCAATGCACGTTGCTGCGTTCAACCCAGTTGCTGTAACTGCTGAAGGCGTTTCTGCTGAGCTTATCGCGAAAGAGAAAGAAATTGCTGAAGCGAAAGCGATTGAATCTGGCAAGCCAGCAAACATCGTTGAGAAGATGGTTACTGGTTCAGTTGAGAAATACTTGAACGAAGTTGTACTTGAGCGTCAAATGTACGTAATTGACAACGATAAGAAAGTTGCTGACGTATTAAAAGCGACTGGTACAACTGTTGCTCAATTCGTTCGTTTCGAAGTGGGTGAAGGCATTGAGAAGAAAGCTGAACTTTCTTTTGCTGAAGAAGTTGCTGCTGCTCAAGCTGCTGCAAAATAA